A window of Stutzerimonas stutzeri genomic DNA:
TCAGCTGGGCCGCCTCGCCCTACTACGCAGCGCCGGGACGCATTCGTTCGGTCGAGGACGCCATCGTCCGCGTGCTGGGTTTCGACCTGGTCATCAACCTCGCCCTTGGTCTGGCGCTGGGCAAGACCATCAGCCTGCCCAACGACAAGCCGCAGGACGCCACGCCCTACTGGCAGCAGGCGATCTATACCGCTGCGGTGATCGAAGGCCTGACCCGCGCAATTCCCCGCGAACAGCGCCCGGAACCCGGCCTGAGCTACCTCGCCGGGCTGCTGCACAGCTTCGGCTATCTGGTACTGGCGCACGTCTTCCCGCCGCATTTCTCGCTGATCTGCCGGCATCTGGAAGCCAACCCGCACCTTTCGCACTGCCACATCGAGCAACACCTACTGGGCATCACCCGCGAGCAGATCGGTGCCTGGTTGATGCGTCTGTGGGGCATGCCCGAAGAACTGGCCGCTGCGCTGCGCTTCCAGAACGACCCGGGCTACGACGGCGACGATGCGGCCTATCCGAATCTGGTCTGCCTGGCGGTGCGCATGCTGCGTAATCGCGGTATCGGCAGCGGGCCGGACGCCGAGGTGCCGCAGCATCTTTTCGATCGTCTGGGCATTACCCGCGAGAAAGCCAACGACGCCGTGGGCAAGGTGCTCGCCGCCGAGGCTGCGCTACGTGCGCTGGCAATGCAGTTCAATCCGCCACATTGATGGCAGATGCCATCGGGCCTGCGGCAAAAGCTGCAGGCCCGGTGGCGTATCAGGATCCCCGGAACCATCAGCTGCTTGCGCGAAAGCTCACTCGCGCATTCACCAGCCCTTCGCCGGCGCGCTCCAGGCTGACTTCCGTAACACTCACCCCCTGGCCCTGCAGCGTGTCGAACCAGCGCAGCAGCAGCGCATAAGAGGCGCCGGGCAGGCTTACCTGCAGGCTGCCGTCGCTGCCGTTGTCGAAGCTCTCGATCAGCAAATTGCCCTGCTGCGCGCTTTCGGTAATAACCCCTTGCAGCTGCTCCGGCACCAACTCGACCTGGTTGCTGCGTTCCATCTGCCGCGCCAGTTCGGTGTTCTGCTCCATGTAGGCGTGCAGCTCACGCTGCGCCTGGTAGTACTCACGCGCATCGGCAGCCTGGCGCTGCGCCGGTAGCCACAGCCAGAGGTAGAACAGCACCGCAAGCAGAAAGGCGCCGAGCAGGCTCAGCGAGGTGCGCTCGCGGGGGGCCAGACGTTGCCAGCGTTGCCACAGTGGTGAATCGGCGAGGCGCACGGCCAGTTGTTGTTTGAGATTCATCATCAGCCTCCGATGACCACGCGGGCGCTGACGCCGTCGCCTTCGCGACTGGCCGAGCCCAGCTGCACGTTCTGACCGGCCTCACCCAGGCGTCGGCGCAGGGTTTCCAGGGTGGCGAAATCCATCGCCTGCACCTGCAGCGCCAGATCGCCACGATCCTGGTTGTAATCGAGCTGGCCGATGGTCACCGGGATACCGTCCTCCAGCGCCGCGGCAGCATGGTCGAGCAGGCGCAGGAAGCCTGCCTGCCCGCCGCTGCCGCGCGCCAGATGATCATCGAACTGCGCACGCATGTTGACGATGCGAACGTCCTCAGGGAACAGCTCGCGATACAGGGCCAGGCTGGCATCGGCATAGGCATCGCCCTGACGCTGGAAATACCAGGCCTGGCTCAGGTTGAAGCCCAGCTGCACCAGCAGAATCAGCCCGACGACCGCAAACAGCGGCTTCCAGTAGCCGAGGCCGGTATTGCCGACCTCCACGGCGAAGTCGCCTTGGGCGAGATTGATCGCCGCCGCACGCTGAGCGACGAGAAAGGCGTAGGGATCGTCGACCTTCCGATAGTCATCCAGCGCTACCGGCGGGTCGGCGACATCACCCTGCGCATGCCAGGGTGCCGGACAGAGGGTAGATAACTGTGGCCAATCTTGGCTGGCGAAGGCCAACCGCGTTTCGCCGACGCCACCGAGCAGGCCCCGCTCGCCGATGAACAAAAGCTGCGTCTCCTCACGGGGCAGCAGGTCAGCATCGACGTGAATCGCCACGATCAGCAGACCCTTCTCGCGCAGTTGTCCGAGCCAACCGGACAGCAGCTGGCGGCGGATCGCCACGACGCGCTGACGGCCATCGAGCAGCGTCTCGCCAAGTGCCAGGTGCAAATCATCAACATTCTCGGCGAGCAGCTCCTCGGCGGCGTACGCCAGCGCCTGCTGCATCCAGCGCGCCTTGCGCGTCGGCAGAGTGACGGCGAAGAAGCTGCAGACTTCGGCCGGCAGGATCAGGCTGACCGCGCCGCCGCTACCGCTGCAATCGGCCAATGGCTGCCAGCGCCCTGGGCCGTCCTTGGGCAGCCAATAGACGTGCGTATCGCCATCGAGCCTGGCAGGACTGTCGGCGGGCAGAAACAGGCAATCCATGATCTAGCGTTCTCCATCGGATGAGCGTGCCAGCCGAGCAGGCTGACCAAGATTTCGCGCGAGCACGCGCACACTGCCGTCCTGCTCGCGTTGCAACAGGCTGACCAGCGCCAGACGGCGATCGCCCAGGCGCACTTCGCTGGTGGCCTGGAAGAATTGACTGCCAACCGCCAGCGCAGTGCCCTGCAGCGTAGTCCCGGCCATGGCCGGCTGCGCGAGGAAGGCCGCGCTGTTGCGAAACGGTGCGACGCGGCGCAATTCCACCAGCGATTCGGCAGCGCCAAGGCTGAGGTTGTCGCTGAGGCTGGAGAGCACCAGCGGGCTTGCCGTGTTGACGTTGAGTGGCACGTTGGGCGGCAGCGCGGCGACATAGGGCGCCAGACGTTGAAAGTCTTCCTCGCGCATGTCCAGCAGCAGACGCAGTTCGGACAGGTCATGCAACCGGCGCCCGGCGTTGCGATACGGCGGATCAAGGCCGAGATAGGCGTTGTCTTCGGCGCCATATTCGCCGCTCGGTTGCTGGTCCGGATCGAGCCAGTCCAGCAGGCGCTCGGCGTACGGCGCGCTGATCTGCAGGCGCAGTAGCAGACGGCGGAACTGCCCGACTGCGGCGGTGTTGGGCTGCTGATCACGCAGCAGGTCGTTGAGGTTGAAGCGCCCGGCCAGATCCTCGATACGCACCACGATTTCGCCCTGATCGATCTCGAAGGCCGGTAGCGGTTGGGCCCAAGGTTCGAGCAGATGATCGACAGCGGCCGCTGCCTCGCCATTCGCACCCGGCTCGCCATTGGCGCCAGCCTGCAGGTCCCGTGCGAGCATGGCCTGCGCCAACGCCTCGCCGCCGAGCGCGTAGTGCCAGGCCTGGCGCGCCTGCAGCTGGTTGCTGCTGGCGCGAATGCTGAGCTGCTGACGCGCCACCATCGCCGCGCTGACGACGGTAACGATGGCCACCACCAGCAGCACGGTGATCAGCGCCACCCCTTGCTGGCGCCTCATTGGGTCAGCTCCCCTTCGAATGGCTCGGGCACGCCTTCAGCGCCGGGCAAGGCCTGCTGCATCGCCTGCTCGGCGGCATCCGGTAGCCGCAACAGGCGCGTCACCCGGCCGTAGCGCGCGTGCTCGATGCTCAGCTCCAGCCCGACCGGCAAGCGTTCGGCGGCGTCTTCCGGGCTGCCGCGGCCGAAATCGAATGGTGGCCACTCCTCGTGCCACACGGCCTCTTCGTCCAGATAACGCAACTGTAGCCCCTGCACCTTTTCCAGCACCCGCTGCACGCGCGGCTCGCTGTCGAGGTCGCGGTCCAACACCACCCAGTAGACGCGCTCGAGGTTCTGTCCGGCCAGCCGCCAGCGCACCCGTTGCAGGTTCGAACGGCGCAGCCCCGTGGGGTTGCGCCAGCCAGCGCGGGTCAGCTCCAGCACAGGCGCGCCATCCTCGCCACCAAGCTGCCCGATAAAGGCGTTGCGCTCGTCGCCGAAGCCATCACGGATAGGTCGGCCGATCACCTGCTGCAGGTCGCGTTCGAAGGCCCATACGGCACGGCTCAGCTCGCGCAGTTGCAGTTCCTGGGCACGCACGGCTTCGTCGCTCTGCAGCACCGCTTCGAGCATGCGATAGGTGCCCAGCCCCAGCAGCGCGAACAGGGCGATCGCGATAAGCAGTTCGAGCAGGGTGAAACCAGCGCAGGCGCGCATGCGTGCGTCCATTAGCGCGCTGCTCCCCGACCGACCGCAATGAAGCCGGTGAGACTGGTCACCGCACGCTCAGGCAGTGTGCCGCTGGTTGCGCGTGGCGTTTTCAGCGCGACCCAGACCGTGACGCGCAGCAGGCCGGGGTCGGCGCTGGCCTCGATCTCGCTGAGGGCCTGCCACTGGCGGCCGCCGTAATCCAGCTCCTGGGTTTCGCGGCCGATCGCCGGGGAAATCTGCTGCAGTTGCAGTTCGCTGATGCGGTTGTCGGCGATCCAGCCAGCCAGGGTCAGTTCTTCCAGGCGCCCGGCGTTGGTCAGGCTGCGTCCGGCCGCGGTGAGCACCACCGCCGACACGCTGGCGAAGATGGCCAGTGCCACCAGCACTTCGAGCAGGGTGAAGCCACGGCCGACCCTGGCCAAGCGTCTGCTCATCGCCTGTCCTCGATGACTTGCGCCTCTGGCAGACGAAAGCCGTCGCTGGCGACCAGCCAGGCACCGCCGCGCGGTTTGCGTTCGGACAGGCGCAGGCTGAACGGCGATAGCTCGCCGCTGGAAAGGATCAGCAGCTGCGGTTCCAGCCGCGGTGCCCCCCGCGCCGTGCGCTCGTCGTCGCGGGACAGCCCGGCGCGGTCGTCCTCACGCTTCTGCGGTGCCAGCAGCTCCAGCGGCGTGCCGTCCAGCTCCAGGTCCAGGCGCATCCACTCCGGCACCTTGTGCACCTTGCGCCGCTCGACCTCCAGCCAGCGCGTCGCCGCCTCGTCGTAGCGCAGCACCCGGTAGCCTTCGCTGGTTACCAGCAGGCCGTATTCGCGACTGTCGAGCACCGCCTCATCGCTGAGCACGCCAATCAGCGCAGCCAGGCGCCGCGCCTCGTCACGCAACTCGCGCGAGGTGCTGGAGCCACCGACACTGAGTACCGCCACGCTGACCAGAATGCCCAGCAGGACGATGACCACCAGCAGCTCGATCAGCGTGAAGGCGCGGGCATGGCGCCGCATCGTTTACAGGTCCCAGTTGCCGATGTCGGCATTGAGGTCGCTGCCGCCGGGCTTGCCGTCGGCGCCGAAGGAGTACAGGTCGAACTGGCCCTGGGTACCCGGCGACAGGTACTGGTAGTCGTTGCCCCATGGGTCCTTGGGCAGGCGCTTGAGGTAGCCGTCGCGGTTCCAGTTCTTCGGTTGCGGATTGCCGGAAGGCTTTTTCACCAGCGCATCCAGGCCCTGCTGGGTGCTGGGGTAGGTGAAGTTGTCCAGCTTGTACATATCCAGCGCAGCGCCAATGGCTTTGATGTCGCCTTTGGCCACGGTGACCTTGGCCTGATCCGGGCGACTCATCACCTGCGGCACCACCAGCGCGGCAAGGATGCCGAGGATGACCACCACCACCATGATTTCGATGAGGGTGAAGCCCCCTTGCGTGCGTCGTTGCAACTTCATTGTTGTTACCCCACCAGTTGGTTGAGAGAGAGGATCGGCATCAGGATCGCCAGCACGATGACCAGCACCACAGCCCCCATGAACACCAGCATGAACGGTTCGAACAGACCGACCAGCAAAGACACCTGGGCAGCGAGGTCGTTCTCCTGATTGCGCGCGGTTCGCGCCAGCATCTGATCCAGTTCACCGGATTTCTCGCCGCTGGCGATCATGTGCAGCATCATCGGCGGAAATTCGCCGGTGGCATCCAGCGCGCGGGTCAGGCTGCTGCCTTCGCGCACCTTCTGCGCCGCCTCGACCACCCGTTCGCGAATGCGCAGGTTGGCGATCACCGCGGCGGCAATGGACAGCGCCTCCACCAGCGGCACGCCGCTCTTGGTGAGAATCGCCAGGGTCGAGGCGAAGCGCGCGGTGTTGGTCGCCCGGCTCAGGCGTCCGATCAGCGGCACTCGCAGGATGAACGCGTGCCAACGCAGGCGCACAGCCGGATCGCGCAATGCCGCACGCATGGCCAGCAAGGCGCCGATGATGCCGAGCACGATCAGCCAGCCCCAGTTCTTCACCACGTCGCTGGTAGCGATCAGCCCGCGAGTCAGCGCCGGCAACTCCTGCCCGGTGTTGACGAACACCTTCACCACGTCCGGCACCACGTAGCCGAGCAGCAGCACGACGATGGCCAGCGAGGCGACCATCAGGATCACCGGGTAGAGCAGCGCCAGCTGGATTTTCTGCCGCGACTGCTGGCGCTGGTCGGTGTAGTCGGCGAGCTGGTCGAGCACCAGGCCGAGATGCCCGGCATGCTCCCCCGCCGCCACCGTGGCGCGGTACAGCTCGGGAAAGGCCGACGGATATTCGCGCAGCGCAGCAGCCAGGCTGTGGCCTTCCATCACCCGCGCGCGCACCGCCAGCAGCATCGACTTGATCTTCGCCGAGGTTGATTGCGCCGCCGCGGCGCGCAGGGCTTCCTCGATGGGCAGCGCGGCCTGCACCAGCGTCGCCAGTTGCCGCGTGACCAGCGCCAGATCGCGTGCCGACAGGCCACGACCGAAACTCAGGCCGCCGCGACTGACATCTTCCTTGGACTTGGCCTGCTTTACTTCCAGTGGCGCCCACTGCTTCTCGCGCAGCAGCTGGCGCGCCTGGCGCGGGCTGTCGGCTTCTATCAGCCCTTTCTGCTCGCGGCCGCGCGGGTCGAGGGCAAGGTATTCGAAAGCGGCCATCAGGCTAGCTCCAGCGCTGACGCTTCGCGGTCAATACCGCTCCTGCAAAGGCAGCGCACGGCGATGGGAGTGGTCTTGACCGCGAACAAACCCGCGAAACGGTCAAACCCATATATCGAACTGCTAACCAGTAACTTCCCGACTGATCGCTGCAAGCCGCTCATCCCCTTATTCCTCACGCGTCACCCGCAGCACTTCCTCGATGGTGGTCACGCCCTCGCGCACCTTGCGCAGGCCGTCGTCACGGATGCTCGGGCCCAATACCCGCGCGTGGCGCAGCATGTCCTGTTCACTGGCGCGGGTGTGCACCATGGTGCGCAGGGCATCGTCGAACAGCACCAGTTCGTAGATGCCGGTACGCCCGCGGTACCCCAGCCCGCGGCACTGCTCGCAGCCTTCGGCGTGATACAGCGTCGGCGCATCGTCGGGACTCACACCCAGCAGCGCACACTCGGCGGTATCGGCGACATAGGCGCGCTTGCAGTCATTGCACAACACCCGCACGAGGCGCTGGGCCAGTACGCCGAGTAGCGAAGAAGAAATCAGGAACGGCTCGACGCCCATGTCCACCAGGCGCGTGACCGCACCGATAGCGCTGTTGGTGTGCAACGTCGAAAGCACCAGGTGGCCGGTCAGCGAGGCCTGTACCGCCATGTCCGCGGTCTCCTGGTCGCGGATCTCGCCAACCATCACCACGTCCGGGTCCTGGCGCAGGATCGCGCGCAAGCCGCGAGCGAAGGTCATGTCGACCTTGGTGTTGACCTGCGTCTGGCCGATGCCCTCGAGGTGGTATTCGATGGGGTCCTCGACGGTGAGGATGTTGCGCGTGCGGTCATTGAGCGTGGTCAGGGCGGCGTAGAGCGTGGTGGTCTTGCCCGAGCCGGTGGGGCCGGTGACCAGGATGATGCCGTGGGGCTTCCTTACCGCCTGCTCCAGCTGCTCGCGGTCATGCTCGTTCATGCCCAGATGCTTCAGAGTCAGCCGCCCTGCCTGCTTGTCGAGCAGACGCAGCACCACCCGCTCGCCGTTGGCCGAGGGCAGCGTGGAAACACGAATATCGACCTCGCGCCCACCGACCCGCAGTGAGATGCGCCCGTCCTGAGGGATGCGCTTCTCGGCGATGTCCAGCTTGGCCATGACCTTGATCCGCGATACCAGCAGGGCCGCCAGCTCACGCTTGGGCTGCACCACCTCGCGCAGGATGCCGTCGACGCGAAAGCGGATCACCAGGCGCTTCTCGAAGGTTTCGATATGGATATCCGAGGCATTCTCGTTGATCGCTTCGCCGAGAATGGCGTTGATCAGGCGGATGATCGGCGCGTCGTCCTCCTGCTCCAGCAGATCTTCGGTTTCCTGAATCTGATCGGCCAAGCTGGCCAGATCGAGATCATTGCCCAGCCCCTCGACCATCAGCATCGCCGCGGAAGAATCGTGCTGATAGGCCACGCCGAGCGCCTGATCGAAATCGGCCTGCGGCAACCACTGCATCGGCAAACGCATGCCGACCACCCGCTGCGCCTCCTGCACCGCGGTCAGCGCGGCGCCCTCGCGCAGGCCCAGGCGCAACTCGCCGCCACGCTCCAGCAGGATCACCCCATGCCGCCGCGCAAAGGCGAATGGCAGACGGCGTTGGGCCGGCTGCTCGAGCAGCGCGGTGACTTCGTTTACATCGAGTTCGGGCATCGTGCAGCTCCACCAGCGATACGCAGCGACCCGACGTCACCACGTTCGAAACACTCCAGACGGGTCTAACCAATCTAGTTGGACTACAAGGATTGGATGACATTTCAACGTGCACGCGTTTTTCCTGCACGCCCGACTTAACCCGGCACCAAGGTCGGAGACGCTTGGCACCGCTGACGAATATCCCATCAATGGCGCGTCATTCATGATGCGGCCGCGTCGTGTGCCTGGCGCGGACGATTTGGTCGTACGCGGAGCCAAACAGGACGCAATCTGCAGCGAAGCGCGGAAAACAGGCAGTCATCCTGCGACCGATGCGTCAAATACAATCGTTTGATTGAAACAGTTGTTTGATTTTTTCAGGGCTTGCAGAATGCCCCGCCGGGCGATCCGTTTTTACGCGTCGCCCGGTAGGTTTCACCTGTTCCAAACCCCGTCCGCCAGAGCAGCGGGCGGGTGAAAAGCACGTCGGTGCGCGGCTTGCCGCAGCACTGGTCATGATCACGCAGGAGAACAACAACAATGCACATCGGTGTTCCTCTCGAAACCCACTCCGGGGAGACGCGCGTCGCCGCCACCCCGGAAACCGTCAAGAAACTGATCGGCCAAGGGCACCGGGTGACGCTGCAAAGCGGCGCCGGGTTGCTTTCCAGCGTGCCGGACAGCGCCTATGAAGCGGCCGGCGCAGCCATCGGCGACGCGGCCGCGGCGTTCGCCGCCGAGCTGGTGCTGAAGGTCAATGCGCCGGACGATGCCGAACTGGCGCAGATGCAGTCCGGCAGCGTGCTGCTGGGCATGCTCAACCCGTTCGACAATGCCTGTATCGCGCGCATGGCCGCCCGCGGCATCACTGCGTTCGCGCTGGAGGCCGCACCGCGTACTTCCCGTGCGCAGAGCCTGGACGTGCTGTCGTCGCAAGCCAACATCGCCGGCTACAAGGCGGTGCTGGTCGGCGCCCACCACTACCCGCGCTTCATGCCGATGCTGATGACTGCCGCCGGCACGGTGAAGGCCGCCCGCGTGCTGATCCTCGGTGCCGGTGTTGCCGGTCTGCAGGCCATCGCCACAGCCAAGCGCCTCGGCGCGGTGGTCGAGGCGTCGGACGTGCGTCCAGCGGTGAAGGAACAGATCGAGTCGCTCGGCGCGAAGTTCGTCGATGTGCCGCTGGAGACCGACGAAGAGCGCGAATGCGCCGAAGGCGTCGGAGGCTATGCGCGGCCGATGCCCGCTTCGTGGATGGCACGCCAGGCCCAGGCGGTGCACGAGCGTGCGCTGCAGTCGGACATCGTCATCACCACCGCGCTGATCCCTGGCCGCAACGCGCCAACGCTGCTGCAGGAAGCCACTGTCGAGCAGATGAAGCCCGGCTCGGTGATCGTCGATCTGGCGGCCGGCCACGGCGGCAACTGCCCGCTCACCGAGATCGACCAAGTGGTCGTGCGCCACGGCGTGACCATCGTCGGCCACGCCAACCTGGCCACGCTGGTCGCGGCGGACGCCTCGGCGCTGTACGCCCGCAACCTGCTGGATTTCCTCAAGCTGGTCATCGACAAGGACAGCCAGTTCCAGCTCAACCTCGAAGACGACATCGTCGCCGCGTGCCTGATGTGCCGCGACGGCCAGGTCGTGCGGACCAACGGTTAAGGGAGACGCGAACATGGATCTGATTTCAGACGGCATCTACAACCTGATCATCTTCGTGCTGGCGATCTACGTCGGCTACCACGTGGTCTGGAACGTCACCCCGGCTCTGCATACCCCACTGATGGCGGTTACCAACGCGATTTCGGCAATCGTCATCGTCGGCGCCATGTTGGCCGCCGCGCTCACCGTCACCCCGCTGGGCAAGGCCATGGGCACCCTGGCCGTGGCGCTGGCGGCGGTCAATGTGTTCGGTGGCTTCCTGGTCACCCGGCGCATGCTGGAAATGTTCAAGAAGAAGGACCGCAGCGCGGCCAAGGCAGAGGGCAAGTAAGCCATGAGCATGAACCTGATCACCCTGCTCTATCTGGTCGCCTCGGTGTGCTTCATCCAGGCACTGAAGGGCCTTTCCCACCCCACCACGTCGCGCCGCGGCAACCTGTTCGGCATGCTCGGCATGGGTCTGGCCATGCTCACCACGGTCGGCCTGATCTTCAAACTCGGCAGCGAGCTGGCTACGGCCGGCATCGGCTACGTGATCGTCGGCCTGCTGATCGGTGGCAGTGTCGGCACCATCATGGCCAAGCGCGTCGAGATGACCAAGATGCCCGAACTGGTCGCCTTCATGCACAGCATGATCGGCCTGGCCGCGGTGTTCATCGCCATCGCCGCAGTGGTCGAGCCGCAGTCGCTGGGCATCGTCGAGCAGATCGGTTACGCGATTCCGGTGGGCAACCGTCTGGAGCTGTTCCTCGGTGCAGCCATCGGTGCCATCACCTTCTCCGGTTCGGTGATCGCCTTCGGCAAGCTATCGGGCAAGTACAAGTTCCGCCTGTTCCAGGGCGCGCCGGTGGTGTTCAAGGGCCAGCACATGGTCAACCTGGCCGTGGGCCTGGCGATCCTCGCGCTCGGCCTGGTCTATACCTTCACCGGCAACCTGACCGCCTTCGCCCTTCTGGTGGCGCTGGCCTTCGTCATCGGCGTGCTGATCATCATCCCCATCGGCGGCGCCGACATGCCGGTGGTGGTGTCGATGCTCAACAGCTACTCGGGCTGGGCGGCGGCCGGTATCGGTTTCTCGCTGAACAACTCGATGCTGATCATCGCCGGTTCCCTGGTCGGCTCTTCCGGCGCGATCCTCTCGTACATCATGTGCAAGGCGATGAACCGTTCGTTCTTCAACGTGATCCTCGGCGGCTTCGGTGCCGACGTCGATGCGGGTGGCCCGGCGGGCGCCCAGCTGGAGCGCAACGTGAAGTCCGGCTCGGCCGACGATGCCGCCTTCCTGCTGAGCAACGCCGACACCGTGATTATCGTCCCGGGCTACGGCTTGGCGGTGGCCCGCGCCCAGCACGCGCTGATGGAGCTGGCCGAGAAGCTGACGCACATGGGCGTGACCGTGAAGTACGCGATCCACCCGGTCGCCGGGCGTATGCCCGGTCACATGAACGTGCTGCTGGCCGAGGCCGAAGTGCCTTACGAGCAGGTGTTCGAGATGGATGACATCAACTCCGAGTTCGGCCAGGCCGACGTGGTGCTGGTGCTCGGTGCCAATGACGTGGTCAACCCAGCGGCGAAGACCGATCCGAAATCGGCGATCGCCGGCATGCCGATCCTTGAGGCCTACAAGGCCAAGACGGTCATCGTCAACAAGCGCTCCATGGCCAGCGGTTATGCGGGCCTGGATAATGAGCTGTTCTACATGGACAAGACCATGATGGTCTTCGGCGACGCCAAGAAGGTGGTCGAGGACATGGTCAAGGCTGTCGACTAAGCCGCAACCGTTGAACCGAAAAACCCCTCCCGGCCTTCGCCGCGAGGGGTTTTTCTTTGCTCGCCGGCGCCGTCGGTCATCCTGCCGAGGGCTTCAGCTCACCAACGCTGACCCAAACCAATCAACACCGGCTCACGCCAGTTCGGCTGGCTCAAGCGCTGAAACCAAACACCTCGCCCAGGTGCCGTCGGTAACGCGCGACATCCGCTTCGACTTGCGGGCGCTTCATCACGTCGACGCTGAGAAAGGTAGGCAGACCCTGCATGCCGAGAAACTCGTGGGCCTTGTGAAATGGCAGATACACGGCGTCCACGCCCTTGCCGCCGAAGAAGTCGCCGGGGTCGTCGAAGGCCTGCTGCGGGGCATTCCAGGTGGCGGAAATCATGTAGCGTTTGCCGTGCAGCAGGCCGCCGCTGCCGTACTTCTGCGATGCATCGGAACGGGTACGTCCGTCGTTGGCGTAGAGGCTGCCGTGGCCAACGGTGAACACTTCGTCGAGGTATTTCTTCACGGTCCAGGGCGCGCCCATCCACCAGCCGGGCATCTGGTAGATCAGTGCGTCAGCCCAGAGGATTTTCTCGACTTCTTCCTGCGCATCGTAGCCAGCATCGATCTCGGTGGTCTTGATCTCAAAGCCCGCTGCGGCGAGGGTTTCAATTGCCGCCTGATGCAGCGTGGCGTTGTACTGGCCGGCCGAATGCGCGAACGCCTTGCCGCCGTTGAGTAGCAGAATCTTCTTCATGGAATGCCTCAGAGACAGAATGGCGCGCAGCTTACCCACGACCGGGCGAAGTACCCAGGCCGGGGCGGGCAAATCATCTTTGCGCTGCGGTCACGAATCCGTCGCCAACTGGCGTTCTATCAGCCCGCTTTCACCGCCGGTGCCGATTCCGGCCTCGACGCATAACGCTGCGCCAGCACCGCGCAGACCATCAACTGGATCTGGTGAAACAACATCAGCGGCAGGATCAGCGTGCCCAGCGCCCCACCGGCGAACAGCACCTGCGCCATGGGAATGCCGGTGGCCAGGCTCTTCTTCGAGCCGGCGAAGAGAATAGTGATTCGATCCTCCAGATCGAAGCCCAGCCAGCGCGCGATCAACCAGGTGATGATTAATGCCAGTGCCAGCAGCAGGCAGCAGGCCAGCACCAGGCCGAGCAATTGCGGCAGTGGCACCTCATGCCAGATGCCCTCGACCACCGCGTGGCTGAATGCGGTGTAGACCACCAGCAGGATCGAGCTCTGATCGACGTTCTTCAGCCAGCCTTTGTTGCGCGCTACCCAGTCACCGATCCAGCGTCGCGCGATCTGCCCGGCAATGAACGGCAGCAGCAGCTGCACGACGATCTTGCCGATGGCATCCAACGTCGAGCCGCCTTCGCCCTGCGCGCCCATCAGCAGCAGCACCAGCAGTGGCGTGAGGAAGATGCCGATCAGGCTGGACGCCGCCGCGCTGCAGACCGCCGCCGGGATATTGCCGCGCGCCAGCGAGGTGAAGGCGATGGCTGACTGTACGGTGGCCGGCAAGGCGCAGAGGTAGAGCATGCCGAGGTACAGCTCGGGTCCTATCATCGGCGTCAATACCGGGCGCAAGGCCAGGCCGAGCAGCGGGAACAACACGAAGGTGCAGCTGAACACCAACAGGTGCAGGCGCCAGTGGCCCATCCCGGCGAGGATCGCGCTGCCAGAAAGCTTGGCACCGTGCATGAAGAACAGCAGGGCGATGGCCAGGTTGGTGATCCACTCGAACACCACCACGCCTTGCCCACGTGCTGGCAGCAGC
This region includes:
- a CDS encoding aminoacyl-tRNA deacylase and HDOD domain-containing protein; translated protein: MNTAVDTESCSELPLLITKLLKDLGVSYQIQRDRPNFPATQRVQAVLLDDSIGAMLVLFPQDHLLDLARLAELTGRELAAVKPERLARMLAKHELTRLPGLPPLTSSPCLYEEQLLQQPRLLVESGQPGLLVEVASGEFKRLLSKATAGSFAVPLSSIRPNLNRPDDDRAEITQAVQSFTARRIQKRLEETIEIPPLPHTAQKIIKLRVNPDATVDDITGVVETDPALAAQVISWAASPYYAAPGRIRSVEDAIVRVLGFDLVINLALGLALGKTISLPNDKPQDATPYWQQAIYTAAVIEGLTRAIPREQRPEPGLSYLAGLLHSFGYLVLAHVFPPHFSLICRHLEANPHLSHCHIEQHLLGITREQIGAWLMRLWGMPEELAAALRFQNDPGYDGDDAAYPNLVCLAVRMLRNRGIGSGPDAEVPQHLFDRLGITREKANDAVGKVLAAEAALRALAMQFNPPH
- a CDS encoding type II secretion system protein M; this encodes MMNLKQQLAVRLADSPLWQRWQRLAPRERTSLSLLGAFLLAVLFYLWLWLPAQRQAADAREYYQAQRELHAYMEQNTELARQMERSNQVELVPEQLQGVITESAQQGNLLIESFDNGSDGSLQVSLPGASYALLLRWFDTLQGQGVSVTEVSLERAGEGLVNARVSFRASS
- the gspL gene encoding type II secretion system protein GspL gives rise to the protein MDCLFLPADSPARLDGDTHVYWLPKDGPGRWQPLADCSGSGGAVSLILPAEVCSFFAVTLPTRKARWMQQALAYAAEELLAENVDDLHLALGETLLDGRQRVVAIRRQLLSGWLGQLREKGLLIVAIHVDADLLPREETQLLFIGERGLLGGVGETRLAFASQDWPQLSTLCPAPWHAQGDVADPPVALDDYRKVDDPYAFLVAQRAAAINLAQGDFAVEVGNTGLGYWKPLFAVVGLILLVQLGFNLSQAWYFQRQGDAYADASLALYRELFPEDVRIVNMRAQFDDHLARGSGGQAGFLRLLDHAAAALEDGIPVTIGQLDYNQDRGDLALQVQAMDFATLETLRRRLGEAGQNVQLGSASREGDGVSARVVIGG
- the gspK gene encoding type II secretion system minor pseudopilin GspK; amino-acid sequence: MRRQQGVALITVLLVVAIVTVVSAAMVARQQLSIRASSNQLQARQAWHYALGGEALAQAMLARDLQAGANGEPGANGEAAAAVDHLLEPWAQPLPAFEIDQGEIVVRIEDLAGRFNLNDLLRDQQPNTAAVGQFRRLLLRLQISAPYAERLLDWLDPDQQPSGEYGAEDNAYLGLDPPYRNAGRRLHDLSELRLLLDMREEDFQRLAPYVAALPPNVPLNVNTASPLVLSSLSDNLSLGAAESLVELRRVAPFRNSAAFLAQPAMAGTTLQGTALAVGSQFFQATSEVRLGDRRLALVSLLQREQDGSVRVLARNLGQPARLARSSDGER
- the gspJ gene encoding type II secretion system minor pseudopilin GspJ, which produces MDARMRACAGFTLLELLIAIALFALLGLGTYRMLEAVLQSDEAVRAQELQLRELSRAVWAFERDLQQVIGRPIRDGFGDERNAFIGQLGGEDGAPVLELTRAGWRNPTGLRRSNLQRVRWRLAGQNLERVYWVVLDRDLDSEPRVQRVLEKVQGLQLRYLDEEAVWHEEWPPFDFGRGSPEDAAERLPVGLELSIEHARYGRVTRLLRLPDAAEQAMQQALPGAEGVPEPFEGELTQ
- the gspI gene encoding type II secretion system minor pseudopilin GspI, with product MSRRLARVGRGFTLLEVLVALAIFASVSAVVLTAAGRSLTNAGRLEELTLAGWIADNRISELQLQQISPAIGRETQELDYGGRQWQALSEIEASADPGLLRVTVWVALKTPRATSGTLPERAVTSLTGFIAVGRGAAR
- the gspH gene encoding type II secretion system minor pseudopilin GspH; the protein is MRRHARAFTLIELLVVIVLLGILVSVAVLSVGGSSTSRELRDEARRLAALIGVLSDEAVLDSREYGLLVTSEGYRVLRYDEAATRWLEVERRKVHKVPEWMRLDLELDGTPLELLAPQKREDDRAGLSRDDERTARGAPRLEPQLLILSSGELSPFSLRLSERKPRGGAWLVASDGFRLPEAQVIEDRR